A stretch of Saccharothrix texasensis DNA encodes these proteins:
- a CDS encoding MFS transporter: MSVADSTAPAVDRKREQRGWTWYDWANSVFPTSVVTVFLSGYLTAVAKEAAVADTARNGPDACVDGSLRQCDISLFGAYFPAGSLWGYLLSIATLVQVVVLPVMGAIADRTQNKRRMLGGLAFTGSVATVALATVSGDDWHLGVALFVLGNICYGASVVVYYAFLPEIATPDERDAVSTRGWAFGYLGGGLALAVQLALFIGHDAIGLSEGAAVRVGFVFSGLWWAGFTLIPLARLKRHQPPHGAESGASVVTAGFAELRQTIKQARLFPLTLAFLGTYLIYTDGIATVANVSAQYGRDELLLDETVLITTILIVQFVAFLGGMLHGRVAKSWGAKRTIMVSLCVWIVVVAAAFFVQAGQQVQFYGLAVGIGLVLGGTNALSRSLFSQMIPPGREAQYFSLYEVGERSTSWLGPMVFAGVGQATGSFRLAIVSLVVFFVAGFVLMIFVPVRKAIAASGNPVPAKV; the protein is encoded by the coding sequence ATGAGCGTGGCCGACAGCACCGCACCCGCCGTGGACCGCAAGCGGGAACAGCGCGGGTGGACCTGGTACGACTGGGCGAACTCGGTGTTCCCCACCTCGGTGGTCACCGTGTTCCTCTCCGGTTACCTCACCGCGGTGGCCAAGGAGGCGGCCGTCGCCGACACCGCCCGCAACGGCCCGGACGCCTGCGTGGACGGGTCGCTGCGGCAGTGCGACATCTCCCTGTTCGGCGCCTACTTCCCGGCCGGGTCGCTGTGGGGCTACCTGCTGTCCATCGCCACGCTCGTGCAGGTCGTGGTGCTGCCGGTGATGGGCGCGATCGCCGACCGGACCCAGAACAAGCGCCGCATGCTCGGCGGGCTGGCGTTCACCGGTTCGGTCGCGACGGTCGCGCTGGCCACGGTCAGCGGCGACGACTGGCACCTGGGCGTGGCGCTGTTCGTGCTGGGCAACATCTGCTACGGCGCGTCGGTCGTCGTGTACTACGCGTTCCTGCCGGAGATCGCGACCCCCGACGAGCGCGACGCGGTGTCCACCCGCGGCTGGGCGTTCGGGTACCTGGGCGGCGGTCTGGCGCTGGCGGTGCAGCTGGCGCTGTTCATCGGTCACGACGCGATCGGGTTGAGCGAGGGCGCGGCGGTCCGCGTCGGGTTCGTGTTCTCGGGTCTGTGGTGGGCGGGGTTCACGCTCATCCCGCTGGCGCGGCTCAAGCGGCACCAGCCGCCGCACGGCGCCGAGTCGGGCGCGTCGGTGGTCACCGCCGGGTTCGCCGAGCTGCGGCAGACGATCAAGCAGGCCCGCCTGTTCCCGTTGACGTTGGCGTTCCTGGGCACCTACCTCATCTACACCGACGGCATCGCCACCGTCGCGAACGTCTCGGCCCAGTACGGGCGTGACGAACTGCTGCTCGACGAGACGGTGCTGATCACCACGATCCTGATCGTGCAGTTCGTCGCGTTCCTGGGCGGCATGCTGCACGGGCGGGTGGCGAAGTCGTGGGGCGCGAAGCGCACGATCATGGTGAGCCTGTGCGTGTGGATCGTGGTGGTCGCGGCGGCGTTCTTCGTGCAGGCCGGGCAGCAGGTCCAGTTCTACGGGCTCGCGGTGGGGATCGGGCTGGTGCTGGGCGGCACGAACGCGTTGTCGCGGTCGCTGTTCAGCCAGATGATCCCGCCCGGCCGCGAGGCGCAGTACTTCTCCCTCTACGAGGTCGGCGAGCGGTCCACGTCGTGGCTGGGGCCGATGGTGTTCGCCGGGGTCGGCCAGGCCACCGGGTCGTTCCGGCTGGCGATCGTCTCGCTGGTGGTCTTCTTCGTGGCCGGGTTCGTGCTGATGATCTTCGTGCCGGTGCGCAAGGCGATCGCCGCGTCCGGCAACCCGGTGCCCGCCAAGGTGTGA
- a CDS encoding glycerophosphodiester phosphodiesterase: MTANHPYLSGPRPRAFAHRGWHLDELSGMENSLAAFRRAHREGYRYLETDVHATSDGVVVVHHDATLDRTTDGTGPVAAQPWSAVRRANVGGREPVTRLEDLLEDLPDAWVNIDVKADSAVVPVLEALRRAGALGRVCLASFSERRLARLRRLGGPGLLTSMGPRSVGALWAAGRVPLVGLPVRGMVAQVPVRQGRLLVVDGRFVAAAHRRGLEVHVWTVDEEAEMRRLLDLGVDGLVTDRPDRLRDVLLDRGVWAGG, encoded by the coding sequence GTGACCGCGAACCACCCGTACCTGTCCGGACCGCGCCCCCGCGCGTTCGCCCACCGGGGCTGGCACCTCGACGAGCTGTCGGGGATGGAGAACTCGCTGGCCGCGTTCCGCCGCGCCCACCGGGAGGGCTACCGGTATCTGGAGACCGACGTGCACGCGACGTCCGACGGGGTGGTCGTGGTGCACCACGACGCGACGCTGGACCGCACGACCGACGGGACCGGGCCGGTGGCGGCGCAGCCGTGGTCGGCGGTGCGGCGGGCGAACGTGGGCGGGCGGGAGCCGGTGACCAGGCTGGAGGACCTGCTGGAGGACCTGCCGGACGCGTGGGTGAACATCGACGTCAAGGCCGATTCGGCGGTGGTGCCGGTGCTGGAGGCGCTGCGCCGCGCCGGCGCGCTGGGCCGGGTGTGCCTGGCGTCGTTCTCGGAGAGGCGGCTGGCCCGGTTGCGGCGCCTGGGCGGGCCGGGGCTGCTGACGTCGATGGGGCCGCGGTCGGTGGGCGCGTTGTGGGCGGCGGGGCGGGTGCCGCTGGTGGGGTTGCCGGTGCGGGGCATGGTGGCGCAGGTGCCGGTGCGGCAGGGCCGGCTGCTGGTGGTGGACGGCCGGTTCGTGGCCGCCGCGCACCGGCGGGGCCTGGAGGTGCACGTGTGGACGGTCGACGAGGAGGCGGAGATGCGGCGGCTGCTGGACCTGGGCGTGGACGGGTTGGTCACCGACCGGCCCGACCGGCTGCGGGACGTGCTGCTCGACCGGGGGGTCTGGGCGGGGGGCTGA
- a CDS encoding putative bifunctional diguanylate cyclase/phosphodiesterase, whose translation MNGNGALHHEVLDRADVGFGVTDANGTLAWVNPALADILGVPVDHVVGRSLPALLPGAPERPRAGLALLTPSAYRKGHRWLEVTCQTLPATGHDTDERLLYRVVDVTAWRDRELEATHEADALRRAQVLGRMGTWEWHIAEDRVVWSDTLLEMFGFGPDTELDFDGYAALVHPEDLSMIQATLEEAMRSGAGFSYTHRMLLGEDRTERWFECFGEVVADEDGSPLRVLGTAHDITRARRVHDELLALAEQDPLTGLANRRAVTRELERQLAGGGPGAMLLLDLDNFKDVNDLRGHAVGDRLMKALATTLRSRLAPSQLIGRLGGDEFAVVLPGATPADAARVAEGLRDAVAALPLVGAARSITVSTGVAEYGPGDTWELVLANADLALYASKAAGRNRVTVYEPGHYADTAKRVSVLDRLRAALDDGGLALHAMPMVQLATGTTLGHELLLRLEDGQDPYLGPAEFLPEAERSDLVLDIDRWVLSTAIDALVGHPDPRLRFNVNISGRTLEDEDFGGFVLDRLATAGVAPGRLGLEITETAAVTNLDAARALALQLRAFGCRIILDDFGSGFGSFVHLKHLPITGIKIDGEFVRGIDERSTDAVLVAGIVQIAQGLGLTAVAEWVERPAQVDALARLGVQIGQGFHLGRPQPLDRVLSAQPQPPNGALSPRMAGAEDGARS comes from the coding sequence GTGAACGGCAACGGCGCGTTGCACCACGAGGTGCTCGACCGGGCCGACGTCGGTTTCGGTGTGACGGACGCGAACGGAACGCTGGCCTGGGTGAACCCGGCGCTGGCGGACATCCTCGGCGTGCCCGTCGACCACGTGGTCGGCCGGTCGCTGCCCGCGCTGCTGCCCGGCGCGCCCGAACGGCCCCGCGCCGGCCTGGCGCTGCTCACACCCAGCGCCTACCGCAAGGGGCACCGCTGGCTCGAGGTCACCTGCCAGACCCTCCCGGCCACCGGCCACGACACCGACGAACGGCTGCTGTACCGGGTCGTGGACGTCACCGCGTGGCGCGACCGCGAACTCGAGGCCACCCACGAGGCCGACGCCCTGCGCCGCGCCCAGGTCCTGGGCCGCATGGGCACCTGGGAGTGGCACATCGCCGAAGACCGCGTCGTGTGGTCGGACACCCTGCTGGAGATGTTCGGCTTCGGCCCCGACACCGAGCTGGACTTCGACGGCTACGCCGCCCTCGTGCACCCCGAGGACCTGTCCATGATCCAGGCCACCCTCGAGGAGGCCATGCGGTCGGGCGCCGGGTTCTCCTACACCCACCGCATGCTGCTGGGCGAGGACCGCACCGAACGCTGGTTCGAGTGCTTCGGCGAGGTCGTGGCCGACGAGGACGGCTCACCGCTGCGCGTGCTGGGCACCGCCCACGACATCACCCGCGCCCGCCGCGTGCACGACGAACTGCTCGCCCTGGCCGAGCAGGACCCCCTCACCGGCCTGGCGAACCGGCGCGCCGTCACCCGCGAACTGGAACGGCAACTCGCCGGCGGCGGCCCCGGCGCGATGCTGCTGCTGGACCTGGACAACTTCAAGGACGTCAACGACCTGCGCGGGCACGCCGTCGGCGACCGCCTGATGAAAGCCCTCGCCACCACCCTGCGCTCACGCCTGGCGCCGTCCCAGCTGATCGGCCGCCTCGGCGGCGACGAGTTCGCCGTCGTGCTGCCCGGCGCCACCCCCGCCGACGCCGCCCGCGTCGCCGAAGGACTGCGCGATGCCGTAGCCGCGTTGCCGCTCGTCGGCGCCGCCCGCAGCATCACCGTGTCCACCGGCGTCGCCGAGTACGGACCCGGCGACACGTGGGAACTCGTCCTGGCCAACGCCGACCTCGCCCTCTACGCCTCCAAAGCCGCCGGCCGCAACCGGGTCACCGTCTACGAACCCGGCCACTACGCCGACACCGCGAAACGCGTCTCCGTCCTGGACCGGCTGCGCGCCGCCCTCGACGACGGCGGACTCGCCCTGCACGCCATGCCCATGGTCCAGCTGGCCACCGGCACCACCCTCGGCCACGAACTGCTGCTGCGCCTGGAAGACGGCCAGGACCCCTACCTGGGGCCCGCCGAGTTCCTGCCCGAGGCCGAACGCTCCGACCTCGTCCTCGACATCGACCGGTGGGTGCTGTCCACCGCCATCGACGCACTCGTCGGCCACCCCGACCCACGACTGCGGTTCAACGTCAACATCTCCGGCCGCACCCTCGAGGACGAGGACTTCGGCGGGTTCGTCCTGGACCGCCTCGCCACCGCCGGCGTCGCACCCGGCCGCCTCGGCCTGGAGATCACCGAAACCGCCGCCGTCACCAACCTCGACGCCGCCCGCGCCCTCGCGCTGCAACTGCGCGCGTTCGGCTGCCGCATCATCCTCGACGACTTCGGCTCCGGCTTCGGCTCGTTCGTCCACCTCAAACACCTGCCCATCACCGGCATCAAGATCGACGGCGAGTTCGTGCGCGGCATCGACGAACGCTCCACCGACGCCGTCCTCGTCGCCGGCATCGTGCAGATCGCCCAAGGCCTCGGCCTCACCGCCGTCGCCGAGTGGGTCGAGCGCCCCGCCCAGGTCGACGCCCTCGCCCGCCTCGGCGTCCAGATCGGCCAGGGCTTCCACCTCGGCCGACCCCAACCCCTCGACCGCGTCCTCTCGGCCCAGCCGCAGCCGCCGAACGGCGCATTGTCGCCACGCATGGCCGGTGCGGAGGATGGGGCGCGTTCCT